A genomic window from Alicyclobacillus dauci includes:
- a CDS encoding FAD-dependent monooxygenase, giving the protein MGQTNSVAVLVIGGGIGGLAAALAISRAGKQVCVLEQAPEFGEIGAGLQLGPNAMAVLDKLGLYNEASKYAVFPERLVIMDAIKGRELSALDLGREFISRYGYPYAVMHRSDLHTVLAEACRREGNMSLLTNKKVVSIQDHGAEVEVLCQDGSVYLAEAVIGADGLWSTARKLLVEDKPIADGFVAYRGAVPLSGMTAHARLEDVVMWIGPDMHFVQYPIRSNELYNQVAVFKSKRYHEGAEDWGTPDELDAHYAMCCPTIQKAIQYIHRDQHWKMFDREPIDNWTQGRITLLGDSAHPMYQYMAQGACQAIEDSDCLGRMFSLHGTNIDTVFAEYQKERIPRTARVQRSVRTWGEIIHASNPTTVLLRNTIMEQRASTDYSVVEWLYGGHKVKAENQAVI; this is encoded by the coding sequence ATGGGACAGACCAACAGCGTTGCTGTGTTGGTTATTGGCGGAGGCATTGGAGGTCTTGCGGCCGCTCTTGCGATTTCAAGGGCGGGTAAACAAGTTTGTGTCCTTGAACAAGCACCGGAATTCGGGGAAATCGGCGCTGGGCTACAGTTAGGTCCAAATGCCATGGCTGTTCTGGACAAACTTGGGCTATATAATGAAGCTTCAAAATATGCTGTTTTTCCAGAACGACTTGTCATCATGGATGCCATCAAAGGAAGAGAACTATCTGCGCTCGATCTCGGACGGGAGTTCATATCTAGGTACGGATATCCGTATGCTGTTATGCATCGGTCTGACCTTCACACAGTGCTCGCGGAAGCATGTAGACGTGAGGGAAACATGTCGCTTCTTACAAATAAAAAGGTAGTTTCCATTCAGGATCATGGAGCGGAAGTAGAGGTTCTATGTCAAGACGGTTCGGTGTATCTCGCAGAGGCTGTCATAGGAGCAGATGGACTATGGTCCACTGCTAGGAAGCTGCTTGTTGAGGATAAACCTATCGCTGATGGATTTGTTGCTTATCGAGGTGCCGTGCCGCTGTCTGGAATGACCGCTCACGCACGTTTAGAGGATGTCGTAATGTGGATCGGACCAGATATGCACTTTGTACAGTATCCCATCCGCAGTAACGAACTTTACAACCAAGTAGCAGTCTTTAAGAGTAAACGCTATCACGAGGGCGCAGAAGACTGGGGAACGCCGGATGAGCTGGACGCTCACTACGCCATGTGCTGCCCGACGATTCAGAAAGCAATCCAGTATATTCATCGGGACCAACATTGGAAGATGTTCGACAGGGAGCCGATCGATAACTGGACACAAGGGCGGATTACGTTGCTTGGTGACTCGGCCCACCCCATGTACCAGTATATGGCTCAAGGGGCATGTCAGGCCATCGAGGATTCGGACTGCTTAGGCAGGATGTTCAGTCTTCACGGGACCAATATCGACACTGTGTTTGCAGAATATCAAAAGGAGAGGATTCCTCGTACAGCTCGCGTCCAGCGAAGTGTTCGTACATGGGGTGAAATCATCCATGCGTCTAATCCCACCACCGTATTGTTGAGAAACACCATCATGGAGCAACGGGCGTCAACTGATTATAGCGTTGTCGAATGGCTCTACGGGGGGCACAAAGTTAAGGCTGAAAATCAGGCGGTAATTTGA
- a CDS encoding cupin domain-containing protein: MTVQMTYEEQLNEFYGRLKSRNLGPLWNSIGSIMTTEPKPRVIPYLWKWDEVKKFVMESGELVTPDRGGERRVLFFSNPGSADLEPWGWGSLTHTLYAGIQLLLPGEKAPSHRHNQSAIRFIVQGSGAYTIVEGERVYMEEGDFLITPAGLWHDHVHDGDQPMLWLDCLDIPMLYQLGAMFFEHYPEFNQPVTRPDNFSTLRYSASGLRPVQDHDNHYAPQAVFKWKQTKQALDNLAKLEADPFDAYAVEYINPATGKAAANTIGAMMQYLPKGHHTSAHRHVHSAIYHVFDGEGYTVINGVKFAWQKGDTFVIPNWAWHEHVNTGNQDAYLFSTNDLPVMEALHLDRTEAHPDTHQAVTEEFKL, from the coding sequence ATGACAGTTCAAATGACATATGAGGAACAGTTGAACGAATTTTATGGACGTTTAAAGAGCAGAAATCTGGGGCCGCTATGGAACTCTATTGGAAGTATTATGACAACCGAACCAAAGCCGCGGGTCATCCCATACCTTTGGAAATGGGATGAGGTTAAGAAGTTCGTCATGGAGTCTGGGGAACTTGTGACACCGGATCGTGGGGGAGAGCGGCGGGTTTTGTTCTTCAGTAATCCAGGGTCTGCAGATCTAGAACCATGGGGCTGGGGGTCTCTCACACATACGTTATATGCTGGTATTCAATTGTTGCTCCCGGGCGAAAAGGCACCGTCACACCGCCATAATCAAAGTGCAATACGTTTCATTGTTCAAGGTTCCGGTGCCTACACAATCGTTGAGGGCGAACGCGTGTACATGGAAGAGGGTGACTTCCTCATCACACCGGCAGGGCTCTGGCACGATCACGTACATGACGGAGACCAACCGATGCTCTGGTTGGATTGCTTGGACATCCCAATGCTCTATCAATTAGGCGCTATGTTTTTCGAACACTATCCGGAGTTTAACCAGCCTGTGACTCGGCCAGATAATTTCTCGACGCTTCGCTACTCTGCGTCCGGGCTTCGCCCTGTTCAAGACCATGACAACCATTACGCCCCACAAGCGGTGTTCAAATGGAAGCAGACGAAACAGGCCTTAGACAATTTGGCAAAACTCGAAGCTGATCCATTTGACGCCTATGCGGTTGAATATATCAATCCAGCCACCGGGAAAGCAGCAGCGAATACGATTGGTGCGATGATGCAGTATCTGCCCAAGGGACACCACACTTCGGCACATCGTCATGTGCATAGTGCGATCTATCATGTATTTGACGGAGAGGGATATACAGTCATTAATGGCGTGAAGTTCGCTTGGCAAAAGGGAGACACGTTCGTGATTCCCAACTGGGCATGGCATGAACACGTTAACACGGGCAATCAAGATGCGTATTTGTTCTCAACCAACGATCTACCAGTTATGGAGGCGTTACATCTCGATAGAACAGAAGCGCATCCGGACACGCATCAGGCTGTGACAGAGGAATTCAAACTGTAA
- a CDS encoding fumarylacetoacetate hydrolase family protein, with amino-acid sequence MKRDVPTIPVVFAKLSNTVCADGDGVPFPRVSEQLDYEAELAIVIGKQGRYISEDDAMDYVAGYTALNDITVRDWQHRTPQWLQGKSFDLSGPMGPVMVTADEIADPHNLDIKLWLNNELRQHDNTGRLIFNIPFLISFVSQIMTLEPGDVIATGTPGA; translated from the coding sequence ATGAAACGCGATGTTCCAACTATTCCGGTCGTGTTCGCGAAACTTTCGAACACCGTGTGTGCGGACGGAGACGGGGTTCCGTTTCCACGAGTATCTGAGCAACTCGATTATGAAGCTGAACTAGCCATCGTGATCGGAAAGCAAGGTCGATACATCTCCGAGGACGATGCCATGGATTATGTCGCGGGCTACACTGCCTTGAACGACATTACGGTGCGAGATTGGCAACACCGTACACCACAATGGCTCCAAGGGAAGTCGTTCGATCTCAGTGGGCCGATGGGACCGGTAATGGTGACCGCGGATGAAATCGCGGACCCACATAATCTAGATATTAAGTTGTGGTTGAACAACGAATTGCGCCAACACGACAACACTGGTCGCCTGATTTTCAACATCCCGTTCCTTATCTCATTCGTATCTCAGATCATGACGCTTGAGCCAGGAGATGTTATCGCGACAGGGACGCCGGGGGCGTAG
- a CDS encoding DinB family protein — protein MKLGDVVKVEIEGIGALQNQIVAAENVRKIEASVQQLHAELERAAVKVRPEALHFKPAEDAWSVAQILAHVAEFQNFFSQDVLHVKANPGTNFGRTMANEERLNAVNLTGSETLAALLEGVNRGRQATLHMLSRLTDDDLLTEAVNPKFGTKTVDWVIEHFITEHLEKHIGQVERTHRAYQAQPQH, from the coding sequence ATGAAACTAGGTGATGTTGTGAAGGTAGAAATCGAAGGAATTGGCGCACTTCAGAACCAGATTGTTGCAGCAGAAAACGTGAGGAAAATTGAAGCGTCGGTTCAGCAGTTACACGCTGAACTGGAACGGGCGGCAGTAAAGGTGCGGCCAGAGGCGCTTCACTTTAAGCCTGCGGAGGACGCTTGGTCAGTAGCCCAGATACTGGCTCACGTAGCTGAGTTTCAGAATTTCTTCAGTCAGGATGTTTTGCATGTGAAAGCAAATCCAGGTACGAATTTTGGCCGAACGATGGCGAATGAGGAACGTCTAAATGCGGTTAATTTGACCGGATCCGAGACATTGGCAGCACTGCTAGAAGGTGTAAATCGAGGGAGACAGGCAACATTACACATGCTGTCGAGGTTGACAGACGATGATTTGTTAACTGAAGCCGTAAATCCGAAGTTCGGAACTAAAACGGTTGACTGGGTTATCGAGCACTTTATAACCGAACACTTGGAAAAACATATTGGCCAAGTAGAACGAACGCATCGTGCATATCAAGCACAGCCGCAACACTAA
- a CDS encoding MFS transporter — translation MGLTALSTSPAMFAIFRFITGIGLGGLMPNNVALVTEYAPKRLKSTFVALMFSGHPLGGVLASVIGMNVVPVAGWRAELWVGVIPIIAVPIFYMFVPDSPGFYVLRGQKHRVAAVLARITGTQYGDQSEYTITLNQHEGFPVKKLFEGHRALSTIMFWLAFFMCLLTMYGLTTWLPKLMTNAGFPLGSSLGALLALNVGAIAGAIVGGQFSDHFGAKRVLITSFIIAAVAMMLIGTRPDMVFLYILLFIAGGTTRGSQIVANAYVSQCYPENMRSTGIG, via the coding sequence ATGGGGCTGACAGCATTGTCCACTAGCCCGGCTATGTTCGCTATCTTTCGCTTTATTACCGGGATTGGGTTAGGTGGCTTAATGCCGAACAACGTAGCTTTGGTTACGGAATATGCCCCGAAGCGGCTGAAAAGTACCTTTGTCGCACTCATGTTTAGTGGCCATCCGCTGGGCGGAGTACTTGCGTCGGTGATCGGGATGAATGTAGTACCGGTTGCTGGGTGGCGTGCAGAATTGTGGGTCGGTGTTATCCCTATCATAGCCGTCCCTATTTTTTATATGTTTGTCCCAGATTCCCCTGGTTTCTATGTATTAAGGGGTCAAAAGCATCGCGTGGCGGCAGTCCTAGCTAGAATTACGGGCACGCAGTATGGTGACCAGAGTGAGTATACGATTACACTAAATCAACACGAGGGTTTCCCGGTAAAAAAACTATTCGAGGGTCACCGAGCGCTCTCCACCATTATGTTCTGGCTTGCCTTCTTCATGTGTTTGTTGACGATGTATGGTTTGACCACGTGGCTACCTAAATTAATGACCAATGCGGGTTTCCCGCTCGGCTCCAGTTTAGGTGCTCTGTTGGCGCTGAACGTTGGTGCGATAGCTGGTGCCATCGTTGGCGGCCAGTTCTCTGACCATTTTGGTGCGAAACGGGTTCTTATCACTTCATTTATAATCGCTGCAGTAGCAATGATGTTGATTGGCACTCGACCTGACATGGTATTCCTCTACATTCTTCTGTTCATTGCAGGGGGAACGACCAGAGGTTCACAAATTGTCGCAAATGCTTACGTCTCGCAATGCTATCCGGAAAACATGCGTTCGACCGGCATCGGTTAG
- a CDS encoding GntR family transcriptional regulator codes for MSTQVEMAYRYLKDRILDGTYKPAQKLTESDLSQVIGVSRNTVKQALLKLEQEKLVEIESNKGARIKSLTLDEILNYLQIREVLEGLVASSAAVNINDTQIRKMEDLLENMREHVDSDNLDEYSVKNREFHDVIYEASTNVQAVDMIKIIKESAKSLSL; via the coding sequence ATGAGTACACAAGTAGAAATGGCCTACCGGTACCTTAAGGATAGAATTCTTGACGGAACATACAAACCGGCTCAAAAGTTGACAGAAAGCGATTTGTCTCAGGTCATAGGTGTGAGTAGAAATACGGTGAAGCAGGCGTTGTTAAAGCTTGAACAAGAGAAATTAGTGGAAATTGAATCAAATAAGGGCGCTCGGATTAAATCTCTTACGTTGGATGAAATATTGAATTACTTACAAATACGTGAGGTGCTTGAAGGGCTTGTTGCTAGTAGCGCGGCAGTAAATATTAACGACACACAGATCCGAAAGATGGAGGACCTGCTTGAAAACATGCGTGAGCATGTAGATAGTGACAACTTAGACGAATACTCCGTGAAAAACAGAGAGTTTCACGACGTTATTTATGAAGCTTCTACAAATGTGCAAGCAGTAGATATGATAAAGATCATTAAAGAATCAGCTAAATCGTTATCACTTTAG
- a CDS encoding FCD domain-containing protein produces the protein MVPGRTKESLMEHKLILDALKTHDSYAAQQAIQVHISHIRETIDKHYNYLI, from the coding sequence TTGGTCCCAGGTCGAACGAAAGAGTCACTTATGGAACATAAACTAATCCTCGATGCGTTGAAAACTCACGATAGTTATGCCGCTCAGCAAGCGATTCAGGTCCATATTTCTCACATTCGTGAAACCATCGATAAGCACTATAACTATCTCATATGA
- a CDS encoding DUF6282 family protein yields the protein MYEGLLEGAYDLHVHTGPDVMNRKLDDMDMAERIQAVGMKGYGIKSHYFCTAERAKLVKKMYPKVNAIGAIALNNSVGGLNPLAVEMAARDGAKIVWMPTFDATNEQEHFKSGKHDKLPYWATLQMELIEKGKTQSSIGILENGSLKSSVLDILDIIADYNLILATGHLGKDEIFAITKEAVKRNVKKIVITHPDFPSIRLTKVEQKQLAELGAYMEHCFTTPYSNKTTWEAVYEEIRYVGPAHCILSTDLGQPTGPYPDEGLLTFAQNLLENGFSRDEVHQMTDENTTFLAEG from the coding sequence ATGTACGAAGGATTACTTGAAGGGGCTTACGATTTACACGTACACACCGGTCCCGATGTGATGAACCGAAAACTTGACGACATGGACATGGCCGAGCGGATTCAAGCCGTTGGGATGAAGGGGTATGGCATTAAATCACATTATTTTTGTACAGCAGAGCGGGCGAAGTTGGTCAAGAAGATGTATCCGAAGGTCAATGCTATCGGTGCAATCGCTTTAAACAATTCGGTAGGCGGACTGAATCCGCTTGCAGTAGAGATGGCGGCTCGTGACGGTGCCAAGATTGTTTGGATGCCCACGTTCGATGCAACAAATGAACAAGAGCACTTTAAGTCAGGTAAACATGACAAGCTTCCGTACTGGGCGACATTACAGATGGAACTAATTGAGAAAGGTAAAACCCAGTCTAGCATTGGCATCTTGGAAAACGGGTCCTTAAAATCGAGCGTGTTGGACATTTTGGACATCATTGCGGATTATAATTTGATTCTTGCGACTGGTCACTTAGGCAAAGATGAGATTTTTGCTATCACCAAGGAAGCTGTCAAACGGAATGTAAAGAAAATTGTCATAACACACCCTGATTTTCCGTCAATCCGACTGACAAAGGTGGAACAGAAGCAGTTGGCAGAGTTGGGGGCGTACATGGAACATTGTTTTACGACGCCGTATTCGAACAAAACAACGTGGGAAGCAGTTTATGAAGAAATTCGGTACGTCGGCCCAGCCCATTGCATCCTGTCAACGGATCTGGGACAGCCTACCGGACCTTATCCCGATGAAGGGCTTTTAACATTTGCTCAAAACTTGTTGGAGAACGGATTTTCTAGAGATGAAGTTCATCAGATGACTGACGAAAA